From a single Brassica rapa cultivar Chiifu-401-42 chromosome A01, CAAS_Brap_v3.01, whole genome shotgun sequence genomic region:
- the LOC103836720 gene encoding T-complex protein 1 subunit alpha, with amino-acid sequence MSISAQNPDISGERQSGQDVRTQNVMACQAVSNIVKTSLGPVGLDKMLVDDIGDVTITNDGATILRMLEVEHPAAKVLVELAELQDREVGDGTTSVVIVAAELLKRANDLVRNKIHPTSIISGYRLAMREACKYIEEKLVTKVEKLGKVPLINCAKTSMSSKLISGDSDFFANLVVDAVLSVKMTNQRGEIKYPIKGINILKAHGQSARDSYLLNGYALNTGRAAQGMPLRVSPAKIACLDFNLQKTKMQLGVQVVVNDPRELEKIRQREADMTKERIEKLLKAGANVILTTKGIDDMALKYFVEAGAIAVRRVRKEDMRHVAKATGATLVTTFADMEGEETFDPAHLGTAEEVVEERIADDDVVLIKGTKTSSAVSLILRGANDYMLDEMERALHDALCIVKRTLESNTVVAGGGAVESALSVYLEHLATTLGSREQLAIAEFADALLIIPKVLAVNAAKDATELVAKLRAYHHTAQTKADKKHYSSMGLDLVNGTIRNNLEAGVIEPAMSKVKIIQFATEAAITILRIDDMIKLVKEDGQGDE; translated from the exons ATGTCAATCTCGGCTCAAAATCCGGATATTTCCGGGGAAAGGCAATCCGGCCAAGATGTTCGTACTCAGAACG TGATGGCTTGTCAAGCTGTTTCAAACATTGTTAAAACCTCTCTTGGTCCCGTCGGACTCGACAAG atGTTGGTGGATGATATTGGTGATGTGACCATTACAAATGACGGTGCTACTATTCTTAGGATGTTGGAGGTCGAACACCCTGCTGCTAAG GTTCTCGTCGAGTTAGCTGAACTCCAGGATAGAGAAGTTGGTGATGGGACTACATCTGTTGTTATTGTTGCTGCTGAGTTGCTTAAG AGGGCTAATGATTTGGTGAGGAACAAAATACATCCCACGTCTATTATCAGTGGATACCGG CTAGCTATGAGAGAGGCTTGCAAATACATTGAAGAGAAGTTGGTTACTAAG GTTGAAAAGCTTGGGAAAGTTCCATTGATAAACTGTGCTAAAACCAGCATGTCTTCCAAACTGATATCTGGTGACAGCGACTTCTTTGCCAATTTG GTTGTCGATGCCGTTCTGTCAGTAAAAATGACAAATCAGCGGGGGGAGATTAAATACCCTATCAAG GGGATTAATATTCTGAAAGCTCATGGACAAAGTGCCAGAGACAGCTACTTGTTGAATGGGTATGCACTCAACACTGGACGTGCTGCCCAGGGGATGCCACTACGAGTGTCTCCGGCGAAGATTGCTTGCCTCGACTTCAATCTTCAGAAGACAAAGATGCAGCTTGGTGTCCAGGTTGTTGTTAACGATCCACGAGAATTGGAAAAAATCCGTCAAAG AGAAGCTGACATGACAAAAGAGCGGATAGAGAAACTTCTTAAAGCTGGGGCCAATGTTATTCTGACCACGAAGGGTATTGACGACATGGCACTTAAA TACTTTGTAGAGGCAGGAGCTATTGCTGTTAGGCGTGTCCGCAAAGAAGACATGCGCCATGTTGCTAAGGCAACAGGAGCAACCCTC GTCACCACTTTTGCTGACATGGAGGGCGAAGAAACATTTGATCCGGCACACCTTGGAACTGCAGAGGAAGTTGTGGAAGAGAGAATCGCAGATGATGATGTTGTATTGATAAAGGGAACCAAAACGAGCAGTGCG GTCTCCTTGATCTTGAGAGGTGCAAATGACTACATGCTTGATGAGATGGAGAGAGCACTACACGATGCTTTATGTATTGTCAAGAGAACACTCGAGTCCAACACG GTGGTTGCGGGTGGAGGTGCAGTTGAGTCAGCGTTGTCTGTGTATCTGGAGCACCTTGCTACAACCTTGGGATCTCGCGAACAATTGGCAATTGCTGAATTTGCTGATGCGCTGTtgattatcccaaag GTGCTTGCAGTAAACGCTGCTAAGGACGCAACCGAGTTGGTAGCTAAACTAAGAGCTTACCACCACACCGCACAAACCAAGGCTGATAAGAAGCACTATTCAAG CATGGGACTTGACCTTGTTAACGGAACCATCCGTAACAATTTGGAAGCTGGAGTGATTGAACCAGCGATGAGCAAAGTTAAAATTATCCAG TTTGCAACAGAGGCAGCCATCACAATTCTAAGAATCGACGACATGATCAAACTGGTGAAGGAAGATGGCCAAGGCGATGAGTAA
- the LOC103836698 gene encoding cytochrome P450 705A22: MAAMVFIDFQNCFILTLLCFLSLLCYSLFFRKPKNSPGHDLPPSPPSLPIIGHLHLLLSTTTHKSLQKLSSKYGPLLLIRIFNAPIILVSSASVAYEIFKSHDVNVSTRALAAIDESLVFGSYGIINAPYGDYWKFMKKLIATKLLRPQSLERSLGIRAEEIQRFYRSLLEKARKNEGVEISKEAMKLINNTLCRMSMGRSFSEENGEAEKVRGLVGESYALTKKMFLAALLRRPLKKLRIPLFKKEIMSVSDRLDELLERIIVEHTEKLDEKQQDKDMMDVLLAAYGDEEAEYKITMNQIKAFFVELFVGATDTSVQTTQWTMAEILDNPNVLERLREEIDSAVGSSRLIQETDLPNLPYLQAVVKEGLRLHPPGPLLVRTFQERCEIKGYYIPEKTTLVINAYAVMRDPDSWEDPDEFKPERFLSPKEDEKELAFKYLPFGSGRRGCPGGNLSQIFVGTAVGVMVQCFEWKIEGGKVNMEESFEGMNLSMVHPLKCVPVARPQAFSFTCNL, translated from the exons ATGGCAGCTATGGTCTTCATTGACTTCCAGAACTGCTTCATCCTGACCCTCCTCTGCTTCCTCTCACTACTCTGCTACTCTCTCTTCTTCAGGAAACCAAAGAACTCACCAGGACATGATCTGCCTCCGAGCCCTCCGTCTCTTCCTATCATCGGCCATCTTCACCTTCTCCTCTCTACTACAACCCACAAGTCTCTTCAGAAACTCTCCTCCAAGTATGGACCACTCCTCCTCATCCGGATCTTCAATGCCCCCATCATTCTCGTCTCCTCTGCCTCTGTGGCCTACGAGATCTTCAAGTCCCACGACGTGAACGTCTCCACTCGCGCTCTTGCTGCCATCGATGAGTCCCTCGTGTTTGGATCTTATGGCATCATCAATGCTCCCTATGGAGATTActggaagttcatgaagaagCTCATCGCCACCAAGTTGCTCAGACCACAATCACTCGAGAGGTCACTAGGTATCCGTGCTGAAGAGATTCAGCGGTTTTACAGAAGTCTTCTCGAGAAGGCAAGGAAGAATGAGGGCGTTGAGATCAGTAAAGAAGCGATGAAGCTCATAAACAACACATTGTGCAGAATGAGCATGGGAAGGAGTTTTTCAGAGGAGAACGGTGAGGCGGAGAAGGTTAGGGGCTTGGTGGGAGAATCATATGCCTTGACGAAGAAGATGTTCCTAGCAGCTTTGCTGCGGAGACCGCTCAAGAAACTTCGAATCCCGTTGTTCAAGAAGGAGATAATGAGTGTTTCCGACAGACTTGATGAGCTGCTAGAGAGGATTATTGTGGAGCACACAGAGAAACTAGACGAGAAGCAACAAGACAAGGATATGATGGACGTGTTGTTGGCAGCTTATGGAGACGAAGAGGCAGAGTATAAGATCactatgaatcaaatcaaagcgtTTTTCGTg GAGCTTTTTGTTGGAGCAACTGATACCTCTGTGCAAACAACTCAATGGACAATGGCTGAGATCCTTGATAATCCTAACGTTCTTGAGAGGCTGAGAGAGGAAATTGATTCCGCTGTAGGGAGTTCAAGGTTGATTCAAGAAACTGATTTACCAAACCTTCCTTACTTGCAAGCGGTGGTTAAGGAAGGGTTAAGACTACACCCGCCTGGCCCTCTCCTGGTAAGGACGTTCCAAGAAAGATGTGAGATCAAAGGGTACTACATACCAGAGAAGACAACACTTGTTATAAATGCTTATGCTGTGATGAGGGATCCTGATTCTTGGGAAGATCCTGACGAGTTTAAGCCTGAGAGGTTTCTAAGTCCTAaagaagacgagaaagagctAGCATTTAAGTACCTTCCTTTTGGCAGCGGAAGGAGAGGATGTCCTGGAGGAAATCTATCTCAAATATTTGTAGGAACCGCGGTAGGAGTGATGGTGCAATGCTTTGAATGGAAAATAGAAGGAGGTAAGGTCAATATGGAAGAGTCTTTTGAAGGAATGAACCTAAGCATGGTGCATCCGCTTAAGTGTGTTCCGGTTGCTAGGCCACAAGCTTTTTCTTTTACTTGTAATCTGTAA
- the LOC103836709 gene encoding ubiquitin-conjugating enzyme E2 19, which yields MAAVNGYQGNTPAETTPAATGSKQPAPPAKTVDSQSVLKRLQSELMGLMMGGDPGVSAFPEEDNIFCWKGTITGSNDTVFQGTEYRLSLAFSNDYPFKPPKVKFETCCFHPNVDLYGNICLDILQDKWSSAYDVRTILLSIQSLLGEPNISSPLNNQAAQLWSNQEEYRKMVEKLYKPLNP from the exons ATGGCGGCGGTAAATGGATACCAAGGAAATACTCCGGCGGAGACAACCCCGGCAGCCACCGGATCGAAACAACCTGCTCCTCCGGCTAAAACCGTCGATAGCCAATCCGTTCTCAAAAG GCTGCAATCTGAACTTATGGGCTTAATG ATGGGAGGTGATCCGGGGGTATCTGCTTTCCCAGAGGAAGACAACATATTCTGCTGGAAAGGAACAATCACAGGAAGCAATGATACTGTCTTCCAAGGAACAGAGTACAGACTCTCACTCGCTTTCTCCAACGATTATCCTTTCAAACCTCCCAAAGTTAAGTTCGAGACTTGCTGCTTCCATCCCAATGTGGATCTCTATGGCAATATTTGCTTGGACATTCTTCAG GATAAATGGTCATCGGCCTACGATGTGAGGACGATATTACTCTCCATTCAAAGCCTTCTCGGAG AACCGAACATCAGCTCGCCATTgaacaatcaagcagctcagcTTTGGAGCAATCAAGAAG AGTATAGGAAGATGGTTGAGAAGCTCTACAAACCTTTGAACCCATGA
- the LOC103836695 gene encoding pollen receptor-like kinase 4 — MLTWESQVRLASNTALTKKLAFITFFIIGLCPAIMVMSQEHKVVPGSDADSLLRFKDTLANASVISSWDPSTAPCKRKSSNWFGVLCFAGHVWGLQLEGMGLTGKLDLEPLTPIKDLRTLSFMNNNFDGAMPSVKKLVSLKSLYLSNNRFTGEIPADAFDGMHHLKKLLLANNAFRGNVPSSLASLPLLLEVRLNGNQFQGAIPDFKQKDLKLASFENNDLEGPIPESLRNMDPGSFAGNKDLCDPPLSSCSGDSWFFLDPPSTSTEKKSKSNSFYTIAIVLIVIGVILVIISFVVCVFHTRKQKCLSAYPSAGQDRTYKYSYDQPADTERAAESVTSYTTKRVTVPDQDKLLFLQEDIQRFDLQDLLRASAEVLGSGCFGASYKAGISSGKTLVVKRYKHMNNVGRDEFHEHIRRLGKLSHPNLLPLVAYYYRREEKLLIAEFMPNRSLASHLHGNHSVDQPGLDWPTRLKIIQGVGKGLGYLFKELPTLTIPHGHLKSSNVVLDKSFEPLLTDYALRPVMNSEQSHNLMIAYKSPEYSLKGHITKKTDVWCLGVLILELITGRFPENYLSKGYDANMSLVTWVSDMVKEKKTSDVFDKEMIGKKNCKAEMLSLLKIGLSCCEEDEERRMEMRDAVEKIERLRESDIDLEASTNVFASRLIEDDDFGFAVNR, encoded by the exons ATGCTAACTTGGGAGAGCCAGGTTAGGCTTGCAAGCAACACCGCCTTGACGAAGAAACTAGCCTTCATCACATTCTTCATCATTGGGTTATGTCCAGCCATAATGGTCATGTCTCAGGAGCACAAGGTTGTGCCAGGCTCAGACGCAGATTCCCTCTTGAGATTCAAAGACACTTTAGCGAATGCTTCTGTCATTAGCAGTTGGGATCCTTCAACCGCGCCTTGTAAGCGAAAGTCATCAAACTGGTTCGGTGTTCTCTGCTTTGCCGGACATGTTTGGGGTCTACAACTTGAAGGAATGGGTTTAACCGGGAAGCTAGACCTTGAACCATTGACTCCTATCAAGGACCTAAGAACCTTAAGCTTCATGAACAACAATTTCGACGGTGCAATGCCATCTGTCAAGAAACTCGTCTCGTTGAAGTCATTGTACTTGTCTAACAACAGGTTTACAGGGGAGATACCCGCGGACGCGTTTGATGGTATGCATCATTTGAAAAAGCTTTTGCTGGCGAACAACGCCTTTCGCGGGAACGTCCCTTCTTCTTTAGCTTCTTTGCCATTGCTTTTAGAGGTGAGGCTGAATGGGAACCAGTTCCAAGGGGCGATACCTGATTTTAAACAGAAAGATCTTAAGTTAGCTAGCTTCGAGAACAATGACCTCGAGGGACCTATACCCGAAAGCCTACGTAACATGGATCCTGGCTCTTTTGCAG GGAACAAGGACTTGTGTGATCCTCCACTAAGCTCATGCTCAGGGGATTCATGGTTTTTTCTGGATCCTCCTTCTACTTCCAcggagaagaagagcaagagCAACTCTTTCTACACAATTGCAATCGTTTTGATTGTCATTGGTGTAATACTAGTGATCATCTCCTTTGTGGTTTGTGTCTTTCACACCAGAAAACAGAAGTGCTTGTCGGCTTATCCATCCGCGGGGCAAGACAGGACATATAAATACAGTTATGATCAACCCGCGGACACGGAGAGAGCCGCGGAGTCTGTTACTAGCTACACTACTAAGAGAGTAACAGTACCGGACCAGGACAAGCTCTTGTTTCTGCAAGAAGACATTCAGAGATTCGACCTTCAAGATCTTCTAAGAGCTTCTGCTGAAGTACTTGGGAGTGGATGCTTTGGTGCTTCTTACAAAGCCGGGATAAGTAGCGGCAAGACGCTGGTCGTGAAGAGGTATAAACATATGAACAACGTGGGAAGAGATGAGTTTCATGAGCATATAAGAAGGTTAGGGAAGCTGAGTCATCCGAATCTGTTACCTCTTGTGGCTTACTATTACCGTAGAGAAGAGAAGCTTTTGATCGCTGAGTTCATGCCTAACCGTAGCTTGGCAAGCCATCTTCACG GGAACCATTCTGTGGATCAACCTGGATTGGATTGGCCGACAAGGCTAAAGATTATACAAGGAGTTGGTAAGGGTTTAGGTTACTTGTTCAAGGAGCTACCAACACTAACCATCCCTCACGGTCATCTCAAGTCATCAAACGTTGTACTTGACAAATCATTTGAGCCTCTCTTAACAGACTACGCGCTAAGACCAGTGATGAACTCAGAGCAATCTCATAACCTAATGATCGCTTATAAATCTCCAGAGTACAGCTTAAAGGGACATATAACCAAGAAGACCGACGTTTGGTGCCTCGGTGTCCTGATCTTGGAGCTTATAACCGGTAGGTTTCCTGAGAATTATCTAAGTAAAGGGTACGATGCTAACATGAGCCTTGTGACTTGGGTGAGTGACATggtgaaagagaagaaaacgAGTGACGTGTTTGACAAGGAAATGATTGGGAAGAAGAACTGTAAAGCAGAGATGCTGAGCCTGTTGAAAATAGGGTTGAGCTGTtgcgaagaagatgaagagaggAGGATGGAGATGAGAGATGCTGTGGAGAAGATAGAGAGGTTAAGAGAGTCGGATATTGACTTGGAAGCTTCTACCAATGTCTTTGCTTCTCGGTTGATAGAAGATGATGACTTTGGTTTTGCGGTGAATCGATGA
- the LOC103836684 gene encoding vacuolar-processing enzyme delta-isozyme, which translates to MSFLGHFQIFLFLYALLLLSAQSRKTEHDTESSDDGAEGQRWAVLVAGSKEYENYRHQADICHAYQILRKGGLKDENIIVFMFDDIALNPKNPKRGVIINRPGGEDVYQGVPKDYTGEAVNVENFLNVILGNKSGVTGGSGKVVKSGPNDNIFIYYADHGATGFISMPTGEALYAEDFIKVLERMHLLKRYKKMVIYIEACESGSMFEGLLKTNLNIYAVTASNAKDSSYGIYCGDTYPPSPPEYNGLCLGDEFSVSWLEDSELHDMRKETLKQQYQVVKRRTRSSHVCRFGSEELLKDYLVSYIGTNPENKNFSLASLTASQISNLSLVNTREIPLLYLQKKIQNAPVGSPERQEAQKNLLDEMNHRKQIDQNIIEILRVSLNQTNVLDLLTSTRTTGQSLVDDWDCFKTLVKSFKNQCGAKMEYGMKYAGALANICNMGVDVKQHVSAIEQACAH; encoded by the exons ATGTCTTTTCTTGGccattttcaaatttttctttttctttatgctTTGCTTCTTCTCTCAGCACAATCTCGCAAAACCGAACATGATACAGAATCTAGTGACGATGGTGCAGAAGGACAACGATGGGCGGTTCTAGTGGCTGGTTCTAAAGAATATGAAAACTATAGGCATcag GCTGACATATGCCATGCGTATCAGATACTGCGTAAAGGAGGTCTAAAAGATGAAAACATAATAGTGTTTATGTTTGATGACATTGCCTTAAATCCTAAGAATCCCAAGCGTGGAGTAATCATTAACAGACCCGGGGGAGAGGATGTTTATCAAGGAGTTCCTAAG GACTACACGGGAGAAGCTGTGAATGTAGAGAACTTTTTAAATGTGATACTTGGAAACAAGAGTGGCGTCACAGGAGGAAGTGGAAAAGTTGTGAAAAGTGGTCCGAATGACAATATATTCATCTACTATGCTGACCATGGAGCTACAGGATTTATAT CGATGCCCACTGGTGAAGCACTCTATGCAGAAGATTTCATCAAAGTCTTGGAGAGGATGCACTTGCTAAAAAGATACAAGAAGATG GTGATATATATTGAAGCTTGTGAATCTGGAAGCATGTTTGAAGGGCTGTTAAAGACAAATCTCAATATATACGCAGTTACTGCTTCTAATGCAAAAGATAGCAGCTATGGCATCTACTGTGGTGATACATATCCTCCTTCTCCTCCTGAGTATAATGGTCTTTGTCTCGGCGACGAATTTAGTGTCTCTTGGCTTGAGGACAG CGAACTTCATGACATGAGAAAAGAGACTTTGAAGCAGCAATACCAAGTTGTAAAGAGAAGAACAAGATCTTCTCATGTCTGCCGTTTTGGATCAGAGGAGCTTCTTAAAGACTATCTCGTCTCTTACATTGGAACCAATCCTGAAAACAAAAACTTCAGTCTAGCTTCATTGACTGCCTCACAAATCTCTAACCTAAGCTTGGTCAATACACGTGAGATACCTCTGTTATATCTCCAGAAGAAG ATTCAAAACGCTCCTGTGGGGTCACCTGAAAGACAAGAAGCTCAGAAGAATCTGCTTGACGAAATGAATCATAGGAAACAAATCGATCAGAACATTATAGAGATTCTGAGAGTTTCACTTAACCAAACCAATGTCCTAGATCTCTTGACTTCCACAAGAACAACAGGACAATCTCTTGTAGATGATTGGGACTGTTTCAAGACTCTG GTTAAGAGTTTCAAGAATCAGTGTGGAGCAAAGATGGAATACGGTATGAAGTATGCAGGAGCACTTGCAAATATTTGCAATATGGGAGTCGATGTGAAGCAACATGTATCAGCTATTGAACAAGCTTGTGCCCATTAA